In Magnetococcales bacterium, the DNA window CGGGGCATCCCGACCACCGATCAGGATGGGGGCCAGAAACATGACGAGACGGTCGGCCAGACGCGCTTCCAGCAGGGCATGTGTCAGTGTTCCACCCGCTTCCGACAGCACGCTGAGGATGCCTTTTTCGGCCAGAATACCCATCAGGTTGTGCAGATCCACCCGACCTTCCGGATTGGCCTGGCAGGGAATGATGACCACGCCGGGGATCATTTCCAGTTCCTGTTTGCGGACCGGATCAGCCCGGGGGGTGGTGGCGATCCAGATGGGTGCGGGGGGGGCGGCAGAAAAGAGTGCGGCATCCGTTGAAATGCGCAAGGTGGAATCGAGTACCAGGCGTATGGGATGGCGTCCATTGGGCAGGCGACAGGTCAGGCGGGGATTGTCGGCCAACACGGTTCCACTCCCCACCATGACCACGTCGTATCGATCTCGCAGGCGTTGAACCATCAGGCGCGACTCTTTGCCGGTGATCCACTGGCTTTTGCCGGTACGGGTGGCAATCTTGCCATCGAGGGAAAGCGCTCCCTTGAGGGTGACCAGGGGCCTTTTCTGGGCCAGCCAGGTCAGGAATGGGCCATTCAGGCGCATGGCGGCGGTTTCTTCGACTCCCACGACAACCTCAATACCCGCTTCCCGCAGCCGTTGCAGACCCCGGCCAGCCACCTGGGGGTTGGGATCCTGCATGGCGGCCACCACCCGTTGCACTCCGGCATCGATCAGGGCGTCGGCGCAGGGTGGCGTGCGACCGAAATGGCTACAGGGTTCGAGGGTCACATAAGCCGTGGATCCCCGGGCCAGATCACCTGCCTGGGCCAGCGCAATCACCTCGGCATGGGGTTCTCCTGCCCGGTGATGGTACCCTCTGCCCACCTGCCGCCCGTCGCGCACCACCACACACCCCACCAGGGGATTGGGGCATGTCCGTCCCTCCGCCCGTGCCGCCAGGCGCAACGCCTGTTCCATGAACCGATGATCTTCGTGCTGCATTCTGGAAGACATCGCCTACAATCCAGGGTAAACCGGAAAACGGGTACACAACTCCCGGACCCGTTCCCGAACCTCGGACTCGGCCCGGCTCGAATCTCCCTGTCCCAGGGCGTTCACCACCTGCACGATCATCTCACCGACTTCCCGGAATTCCGCTTCACCCAGTCCCCGGGTGGTGGAAGCCGGCGTTCCCAACCGGATGCCCGAGGTCACGAACGGACTCCGGGGATCCTTGGGAATTGCATTTTTATTGCAGGTCAATCCGGCCCGTTCCAGGGCGGCTTCGGTATCCTTGCCGGTAATGTTGCGCGAGGTCAGATCCACGAGCATCAGGTGGTTGTCCGTGCCGCCGGAGACGATCCGCAAACCTCCGGCGGTCAAAGTTGCTGCCAGCGCCTGGGCATTGCGCCGGATTTGTTGGGCATAGAGCTTGAATTCAGGTTGCAAGGCCTCCTTGAAGGCCACGCCCTTGGCGGCGATGACATGCATCAATGGTCCGCCCTGGATGCCGGGGAAAATTTTGGAATTGATTTTTTTGGCCAGGTCTTCCCGATTGGTCATGATCATGCCACCCCGTGGTCCGCGCAGGGTCTTGTGGGTGGTGGTGGTGACGACATCGGCATGACCGAAGGGGGTCGGGTGTTCTCCCGTGGCCACCAGACCGGCAAAGTGCGCCATGTCCACAAGCAGCATCGCTCCCACGCTGTCACAGATGTCCCGAAACCGGGCAAAATCGATGATGCGGCTGTAGGCCGAGGCCCCGGCCACAATCACCCGGGGCCGATGTTCCTTTGCCAATGCAGCCACCTGGTCGTAATCGATCTGTTCGGTTTCCGGATTGAGACCGTATTGAACCGCCTTGAAAATCTGTCCGGAAAAATTGACTTTGGCCCCATGGGTCAGGTGTCCTCCCTCGGCCAGGGACATGCCCAGGATGGTCTCACCGGTTTCGAGCATGGCGAGATAGGCTCCCATGTTGGCCTGGGAACCGGAGTGGGGCTGCACGTTGACGTAGGTACAACCGAACAATTGCCGGGCGCGATCAATCGCCAGATCCTCCGCCTTGTCCACGCAGTGGCACCCTCCGTAGTACCGCTTGTGGGGGTACCCTTCGGCGTACTTGTTGGTCATCACGCACCCCTGGGCTGCCAGCACGGCCCGGCTGACAATGTTTTCCGAGGCGATCAATTCAATCTGGTTCCGTTGCCGACCCAGCTCTTCGCCGATGGCGGCGTACATTTCCGGATCGAAGGCTTGCAGATCCATGGGGAGGGAGTTCATGGGGTTTCCTTTGTATATTGCTGTTCCAGAATTTCAAGACGTCGCGCATGTCTTCCCCCTTCGAAGGGGGTTTTCAGCCAGGCGGCCAGAATGGCATCTGCCACGGCCGGACCGGTCGTTCGTCCGCCCATGACCAGCACGTTGGCGTCATTGTGCAGGCGTGACAGGCGGGCTGTCAGTTCGTCATGGCACAGGGCGGCGCGGATGCCCGGAAACCGGTTGGCGGCCATGGAAATGCCGATCCCCGTCCCGCACATCAAGACACCCCGATCCCCCGCGCCGGACAGCAGGGCACGACACAGTTGGCCGGCAAATTCGGGATAGTCCACCGATTCCGGTCCGTGGGTTCCCAGATCCACGACATCATGTCCCCGTTGCTGCAAATATTCAACCACCTGCGCCTTCAGGGTGAACGCACCATGGTCTCCAGCCACAAGAATTCGCATTCGTCCGACTCCGTATTTCAATGCAACATCTTCCAATGTTTCCAGAATCATGAGAAGAGTTCCCGCCAGTCATTTTCCAGGCAGCGACTTTGTTTTGTTCATGCCTTGTCCACGAAGATTGCGTCCAACGATTGTGCCTCCACAAAATGCACGCTCCACTCTTCCAGAGAGGACAACTCGGCCTTGGCAATTTTTTCATTGGCCCATGCCGGCAAATCACCAAAGCGACGCTGCAACATGCGCGTCAGCATTTTGGCTACACCATTTTTTTCACCTATCCGTTCCACACTCGAAATGTAGGGCATTTTTTGGTTCTCCTCAAAAGCAACGATTTCTGTTCGCAACTGTTTGGCAAGATTATCCGGCAGGTGCAATACCCAATCGATGAATCGAAACAGATCGATTATCTGTTGACGATTGAAACCGCCTTTGTACAAGTTGCGAATTAAATGCCATTTAACCTGATAACGTTTCTCCGGCTGATGTCTGGTTTTTTTGGCGTGCAGATGAGCCAAAGTGACAATGGCAAACGGATTGCTGGAATTTTCCAGATCGGCTTCCGCATAATCCAATAATTTAATGGTCGTAAAGCGATAAA includes these proteins:
- the ribD gene encoding bifunctional diaminohydroxyphosphoribosylaminopyrimidine deaminase/5-amino-6-(5-phosphoribosylamino)uracil reductase RibD, which gives rise to MQHEDHRFMEQALRLAARAEGRTCPNPLVGCVVVRDGRQVGRGYHHRAGEPHAEVIALAQAGDLARGSTAYVTLEPCSHFGRTPPCADALIDAGVQRVVAAMQDPNPQVAGRGLQRLREAGIEVVVGVEETAAMRLNGPFLTWLAQKRPLVTLKGALSLDGKIATRTGKSQWITGKESRLMVQRLRDRYDVVMVGSGTVLADNPRLTCRLPNGRHPIRLVLDSTLRISTDAALFSAAPPAPIWIATTPRADPVRKQELEMIPGVVIIPCQANPEGRVDLHNLMGILAEKGILSVLSEAGGTLTHALLEARLADRLVMFLAPILIGGRDAPGFLDRMGIDRLAAAPFLDQVQIQQTGKDLLVTGDLRYPDGS
- a CDS encoding serine hydroxymethyltransferase, coding for MDLQAFDPEMYAAIGEELGRQRNQIELIASENIVSRAVLAAQGCVMTNKYAEGYPHKRYYGGCHCVDKAEDLAIDRARQLFGCTYVNVQPHSGSQANMGAYLAMLETGETILGMSLAEGGHLTHGAKVNFSGQIFKAVQYGLNPETEQIDYDQVAALAKEHRPRVIVAGASAYSRIIDFARFRDICDSVGAMLLVDMAHFAGLVATGEHPTPFGHADVVTTTTHKTLRGPRGGMIMTNREDLAKKINSKIFPGIQGGPLMHVIAAKGVAFKEALQPEFKLYAQQIRRNAQALAATLTAGGLRIVSGGTDNHLMLVDLTSRNITGKDTEAALERAGLTCNKNAIPKDPRSPFVTSGIRLGTPASTTRGLGEAEFREVGEMIVQVVNALGQGDSSRAESEVRERVRELCTRFPVYPGL
- the rpiB gene encoding ribose 5-phosphate isomerase B, with amino-acid sequence MRILVAGDHGAFTLKAQVVEYLQQRGHDVVDLGTHGPESVDYPEFAGQLCRALLSGAGDRGVLMCGTGIGISMAANRFPGIRAALCHDELTARLSRLHNDANVLVMGGRTTGPAVADAILAAWLKTPFEGGRHARRLEILEQQYTKETP